Proteins found in one Schistocerca serialis cubense isolate TAMUIC-IGC-003099 chromosome 5, iqSchSeri2.2, whole genome shotgun sequence genomic segment:
- the LOC126481110 gene encoding facilitated trehalose transporter Tret1-like isoform X1, producing MRILFITTNLQYLAAFWAALTSLTSGMVYGWPSPILPQLQQPGSWLPLTADEASWIVSCVTISSVLPIVAMPLIVDVVGRKMLLVASGLPAFASWLMVLFADSAGMLIASRVVAGLSIGASVCLVPMYVGEVAEAKVRGMLATVFQFAMCLGSLASYCMGPYMSYSAVAIVSAAVPVLFMLGFLWMPESPYFLALRGRNEEAKTALRRLRGAVSEEEIQQELGIVQKYVEEQREAQRSQLELMGQLVRRRGSRRALVVCVVLILTQVFTGLSVLTGYTTDTFQQSGVALDADVCAIIVAAVQTASSVATSLLADRAGRRPLMLLSFAGCVLTMATLSILFYLKDVVHTDLTAVQWLPLAVMIAFPVFNILGVGPLPWAIVGEVFPSDVKGVATAVVSVVQAVTFTLMGKLFQVMSDAAGIYSVFFLFTASAFVGLVFTFFFLPETKGRTFVEITRHFEGEEHEESK from the exons ATGCGGATTCTGTTCATCACCACAAACCTGCAGTACCTCGCTGCCTTCTGGG CGGCGCTGACGAGCCTGACGAGCGGCATGGTGTACGGCTGGCCGTCGCCCATCCTGCCACAGCTGCAGCAGCCGGGCTCCTGGCTGCCGCTGACGGCTGACGAGGCCTCCTGGATCGTGTCCTGCGTCACCATCTCGTCCGTGCTGCCCATCGTAGCCATGCCCCTCATCGTCGACGTCGTCGGCCGAAAGATGCTGCTCGTCGCATCAGGGCTGCCGGCGTTCGCTTCCTGGCTCATG GTGCTGTTTGCAGACTCGGCGGGAATGCTGATAGCGTCGCGAGTGGTGGCTGGTCTCAGCATCGGCGCCAGCGTGTGCCTGGTACCGATGTACGTGGGGGAAGTGGCGGAGGCCAAAGTGCGTGGTATGCTGGCCACCGTCTTCCAGTTCGCCATGTGCCTGGGCTCGCTCGCCTCCTACTGCATGGGCCCCTACATGTCCTACTCTGCAGTGGCCATAGTGTCAGCCGCCGTGCCAGTCCTCTTCATGCTGGGCTTTCTCTGGATGCCCGAATCACCGTACTTCCTGGCGCTGCGCGGCAGAAACGAGGAAGCCAAGACTGCCTTGAGGCGGCTGCGAGGTGCCGTGTCCGAGGAAGAGATTCAGCAGGAGCTCGGCATTGTACAGAAATACGTCGAGGAGCAGCGAG AGGCCCAGCGGTCACAGCTGGAACTGATGGGCCAGCTGGTGCGAAGGCGTGGCAGCCGGCGGGCGCTGGTGGTGTGTGTGGTGCTGATCCTGACACAGGTGTTCACGGGGCTTTCCGTGCTCACGGGCTACACCACTGACACGTTTCAGCAATCGGGTGTGGCGCTGGATGCAGATGTGTGCGCCATCATCGTGGCAGCAGTGCAAACAGCAAGCAGTGTTGCCACGTCTCTGTTGGCAGACCGAGCTGGCCGCCGGCCGCTGATGCTACTCTCGTTTGCTGGCTGCGTCCTCACCATGGCTACACTCAGCATCCTCTTCTACCTCAAGGATGTGGTGCACACAGATCTCACTGCTGTGCAGTGGCTGCCACTCGCCGTCATGATTGCTTTTCCT GTGTTCAACATCCTGGGGGTGGGCCCACTGCCATGGGCCATCGTCGGTGAGGTGTTCCCCTCGGACGTGAAGGGCGTGGCCACGGCGGTCGTGTCGGTGGTGCAGGCGGTCACCTTCACACTCATGGGCAAGCTCTTCCAGGTGATGAGCGACGCCGCGGGCATCTACTCCGTCTTCTTCCTCTTCACCGCCAGTGCCTTCGTCGGCCTCGTCTTCACCTTCTTCTTTCTGCCAGAGACAAAGGGCCGCACCTTCGTCGAGATCACGCGGCACTTCGAGGGTGAAGAACATGAAGAGTCCAAGTAG
- the LOC126481110 gene encoding facilitated trehalose transporter Tret1-like isoform X2, translating into MVYGWPSPILPQLQQPGSWLPLTADEASWIVSCVTISSVLPIVAMPLIVDVVGRKMLLVASGLPAFASWLMVLFADSAGMLIASRVVAGLSIGASVCLVPMYVGEVAEAKVRGMLATVFQFAMCLGSLASYCMGPYMSYSAVAIVSAAVPVLFMLGFLWMPESPYFLALRGRNEEAKTALRRLRGAVSEEEIQQELGIVQKYVEEQREAQRSQLELMGQLVRRRGSRRALVVCVVLILTQVFTGLSVLTGYTTDTFQQSGVALDADVCAIIVAAVQTASSVATSLLADRAGRRPLMLLSFAGCVLTMATLSILFYLKDVVHTDLTAVQWLPLAVMIAFPVFNILGVGPLPWAIVGEVFPSDVKGVATAVVSVVQAVTFTLMGKLFQVMSDAAGIYSVFFLFTASAFVGLVFTFFFLPETKGRTFVEITRHFEGEEHEESK; encoded by the exons ATGGTGTACGGCTGGCCGTCGCCCATCCTGCCACAGCTGCAGCAGCCGGGCTCCTGGCTGCCGCTGACGGCTGACGAGGCCTCCTGGATCGTGTCCTGCGTCACCATCTCGTCCGTGCTGCCCATCGTAGCCATGCCCCTCATCGTCGACGTCGTCGGCCGAAAGATGCTGCTCGTCGCATCAGGGCTGCCGGCGTTCGCTTCCTGGCTCATG GTGCTGTTTGCAGACTCGGCGGGAATGCTGATAGCGTCGCGAGTGGTGGCTGGTCTCAGCATCGGCGCCAGCGTGTGCCTGGTACCGATGTACGTGGGGGAAGTGGCGGAGGCCAAAGTGCGTGGTATGCTGGCCACCGTCTTCCAGTTCGCCATGTGCCTGGGCTCGCTCGCCTCCTACTGCATGGGCCCCTACATGTCCTACTCTGCAGTGGCCATAGTGTCAGCCGCCGTGCCAGTCCTCTTCATGCTGGGCTTTCTCTGGATGCCCGAATCACCGTACTTCCTGGCGCTGCGCGGCAGAAACGAGGAAGCCAAGACTGCCTTGAGGCGGCTGCGAGGTGCCGTGTCCGAGGAAGAGATTCAGCAGGAGCTCGGCATTGTACAGAAATACGTCGAGGAGCAGCGAG AGGCCCAGCGGTCACAGCTGGAACTGATGGGCCAGCTGGTGCGAAGGCGTGGCAGCCGGCGGGCGCTGGTGGTGTGTGTGGTGCTGATCCTGACACAGGTGTTCACGGGGCTTTCCGTGCTCACGGGCTACACCACTGACACGTTTCAGCAATCGGGTGTGGCGCTGGATGCAGATGTGTGCGCCATCATCGTGGCAGCAGTGCAAACAGCAAGCAGTGTTGCCACGTCTCTGTTGGCAGACCGAGCTGGCCGCCGGCCGCTGATGCTACTCTCGTTTGCTGGCTGCGTCCTCACCATGGCTACACTCAGCATCCTCTTCTACCTCAAGGATGTGGTGCACACAGATCTCACTGCTGTGCAGTGGCTGCCACTCGCCGTCATGATTGCTTTTCCT GTGTTCAACATCCTGGGGGTGGGCCCACTGCCATGGGCCATCGTCGGTGAGGTGTTCCCCTCGGACGTGAAGGGCGTGGCCACGGCGGTCGTGTCGGTGGTGCAGGCGGTCACCTTCACACTCATGGGCAAGCTCTTCCAGGTGATGAGCGACGCCGCGGGCATCTACTCCGTCTTCTTCCTCTTCACCGCCAGTGCCTTCGTCGGCCTCGTCTTCACCTTCTTCTTTCTGCCAGAGACAAAGGGCCGCACCTTCGTCGAGATCACGCGGCACTTCGAGGGTGAAGAACATGAAGAGTCCAAGTAG